Proteins from a single region of Armatimonadota bacterium:
- the ftsE gene encoding cell division ATP-binding protein FtsE codes for MVQFEDVTKIFPAGIVALRSVSFRIDPGEFVFLVGPTGTGKSTLLRLIYRDEIPTTGRVCVLGRDVGRLRGGGVALLRRRLGVVFQDFKLLPRRTAWENVAFVLRVTGVPPDEVRPRALRALDLVGVAHRAEAYPAELSGGEQQRVSIARAIAGDPPLLLADEPTGNLDPRTSWEIIRLLAEINARGTTVLVATHNKAIVDACRQRVIELAGGRVVRDQPRGRYAREA; via the coding sequence ATGGTCCAGTTCGAGGACGTCACCAAGATCTTCCCCGCCGGCATCGTCGCCCTCCGGAGCGTGTCCTTCCGCATTGATCCGGGGGAGTTCGTCTTCCTGGTGGGGCCCACCGGGACGGGCAAGTCCACCCTCCTGCGGCTGATCTACCGCGATGAGATTCCCACCACCGGCCGGGTGTGCGTCCTGGGGCGGGATGTGGGACGCCTGCGGGGCGGGGGGGTGGCCCTGCTGCGGCGGCGCCTGGGAGTGGTGTTTCAGGACTTCAAGTTGCTGCCCCGCCGCACCGCCTGGGAAAACGTGGCGTTTGTCCTGCGGGTGACCGGCGTGCCCCCCGACGAGGTCCGCCCGCGGGCCCTCCGGGCCCTGGACCTGGTGGGTGTGGCCCACCGGGCCGAAGCCTACCCGGCGGAACTGTCGGGCGGAGAGCAGCAGCGGGTGAGCATCGCCCGCGCCATCGCCGGCGACCCTCCGCTGCTGCTGGCCGACGAGCCCACCGGCAACCTGGACCCCCGGACCTCGTGGGAGATCATCCGCCTGCTGGCGGAGATCAACGCCCGCGGGACCACGGTGCTGGTGGCCACCCACAACAAGGCCATCGTGGACGCCTGCCGCCAGCGGGTGATCGAGCTGGCGGGAGGCCGCGTGGTGCGCGACCAGCCCCGGGGGCGGTACGCCCGGGAGGCGTAG
- the ftsX gene encoding permease-like cell division protein FtsX, with the protein MVRHQRRHGRPAHPAGPRRAAVGRRVRLLAWQARYVAAEAAAGFRRNGLMTAAAVTTIGVALLAAGAGVLAAANLSHLAEVLEAQVQVVAYLQDGLDGDRIARAREAVAALSGVARVRFVSRDEALRALRQRLGDSPAFDDLREHNPLPDSLEVAVTDPRQIRRVAAAVAAVPGVAEVTYGARVTDRLLALTAAVRIGAAAATACLAAVAAVVVANTIRMTVLARRQELDIMLLVGASRWAVQWPLLLEGMLQGAAAAAAAALVLLGVYAVVASRLAAALPFLPVVPPSRVAALVAGAVAGAGVGVGAVGSVIAVRRFVSS; encoded by the coding sequence GTGGTCCGCCACCAGCGCCGGCACGGACGCCCGGCCCATCCGGCCGGGCCCCGCCGCGCCGCCGTGGGCCGCCGGGTGCGCCTGCTGGCGTGGCAGGCCCGGTATGTCGCCGCCGAGGCGGCCGCCGGCTTCCGCCGCAACGGCCTCATGACGGCGGCCGCGGTCACCACCATCGGCGTGGCCCTGCTGGCGGCCGGGGCGGGCGTGCTGGCGGCGGCCAATCTGTCCCACCTGGCGGAGGTCCTGGAGGCCCAGGTGCAGGTGGTGGCCTACCTCCAGGACGGCCTGGACGGCGACCGGATCGCGCGGGCGCGGGAGGCGGTGGCGGCGCTTTCGGGCGTGGCGCGCGTCCGGTTTGTCTCCCGGGACGAGGCCCTGCGCGCCCTGCGCCAGCGCCTGGGCGACTCGCCGGCGTTTGACGATCTGCGCGAGCACAACCCTCTGCCGGACTCGCTGGAGGTGGCGGTCACCGACCCGCGGCAGATCCGCCGGGTGGCGGCCGCGGTGGCGGCGGTTCCCGGCGTGGCCGAGGTGACCTACGGCGCCCGGGTCACCGACCGGCTGCTGGCCCTGACGGCGGCGGTGCGGATCGGGGCGGCGGCGGCCACGGCCTGCCTGGCCGCGGTGGCGGCGGTGGTGGTGGCCAACACCATCCGGATGACCGTGCTGGCCCGGCGCCAGGAGCTGGACATCATGCTCCTGGTGGGCGCCAGCCGGTGGGCCGTCCAGTGGCCGCTGCTGCTGGAGGGGATGCTCCAGGGCGCCGCGGCGGCTGCGGCGGCGGCGCTGGTGCTGCTGGGCGTCTACGCCGTGGTGGCCTCCCGCCTGGCCGCGGCGCTGCCGTTCTTGCCCGTGGTTCCGCCGTCCCGCGTCGCCGCCCTGGTGGCCGGGGCGGTGGCCGGCGCGGGAGTGGGGGTGGGGGCGGTGGGGAGCGTGATCGCCGTGCGGAGGTTCGTGTCCTCGTGA
- a CDS encoding divergent polysaccharide deacetylase family protein has translation MASSRRTRRPLRRPFALAAAVALGLAAGVALALREAGRPPGTPPPPADVVVDASAVDRAVAGALRRIGSPVSSDVRPDSAWVEGRRLRWTTRIVTLRTPLGARQVAARLSPEARSAGAVVRVEGSSVRVAVLRAGREVTTHRIQVQAPPAAGRVAIIFDDAGGSLEQLEPVLALGRPATVAVLPGLRYSAEVARRAAAAGLEVLLHQPVEPEDPARALGPGGVRVEMSDEEITRTVAANLAQVPGAVGINNHMGSRGTADPRVMRAILAVARSRGLFFVDSVTSPRSVAARVAQEMGVPAASRAVFLDTDDDPDAIRAQLRRLISMARARGEAVAIGHVTRPTARVLQQMLPEFDREGIVLVPVSALVR, from the coding sequence GTGGCGTCCTCCCGCCGCACCCGCCGTCCCCTCCGCCGCCCCTTCGCCCTGGCGGCCGCGGTCGCCCTGGGCCTGGCGGCGGGCGTGGCGCTGGCGCTGCGCGAGGCCGGTCGGCCTCCGGGGACGCCTCCGCCGCCCGCGGACGTGGTGGTGGACGCTTCTGCCGTGGACCGGGCCGTTGCCGGCGCGCTGCGGCGGATCGGATCCCCGGTGTCGTCGGATGTCCGGCCGGACTCCGCCTGGGTGGAGGGCCGCCGGCTGCGCTGGACCACCCGCATCGTGACCCTGCGGACTCCCCTGGGGGCTCGCCAGGTGGCGGCCCGCCTGTCGCCCGAGGCCCGGTCGGCGGGGGCGGTGGTGCGGGTCGAGGGCTCCAGCGTCCGGGTCGCCGTGCTGCGGGCGGGACGGGAGGTCACCACCCACCGCATCCAGGTGCAGGCTCCGCCGGCGGCGGGCCGGGTGGCCATCATCTTCGACGACGCGGGAGGCAGCCTGGAGCAGCTGGAGCCGGTGCTGGCCCTGGGCCGGCCCGCGACGGTGGCGGTGCTGCCGGGCCTGCGGTACTCGGCGGAGGTGGCCCGGCGGGCCGCCGCCGCCGGACTGGAGGTCCTGCTCCACCAGCCGGTGGAGCCCGAAGACCCCGCGCGCGCCCTCGGACCCGGGGGAGTGCGGGTGGAGATGAGCGACGAGGAGATCACCCGCACGGTGGCCGCGAATCTGGCCCAGGTGCCCGGCGCGGTGGGGATCAACAACCACATGGGGTCCCGGGGCACCGCCGATCCCCGCGTGATGCGCGCCATCCTCGCGGTGGCCCGGTCCCGCGGGCTGTTCTTCGTGGACAGCGTGACGTCCCCCCGTTCGGTGGCCGCCCGTGTGGCACAGGAGATGGGGGTGCCCGCCGCGTCCCGGGCGGTGTTCCTCGACACCGACGACGACCCCGACGCCATCCGCGCGCAGCTGCGCCGGCTGATCTCCATGGCCCGCGCCCGGGGGGAGGCGGTGGCCATCGGCCACGTGACCCGGCCGACCGCACGGGTGCTGCAACAGATGCTGCCCGAGTTCGACAGGGAGGGGATCGTCCTCGTCCCGGTCTCCGCCCTGGTGCGCTGA
- a CDS encoding peptidoglycan DD-metalloendopeptidase family protein: MRAPAVLALVAVLLAPPEAGAAPAPASPLPPARRLDQVLARLREHRQRLHVARARERRLLRELEGIDRTREQAEIRLRDLAREQQETEQRLRKTAADLAATERRLRDRRARLGERLRDIYTYGRSGYADVLLGADDFVGFITRWRLVTAVVRADTAALEEYAADARRHRELIQALERDRVVLRALAAQAAARRDELAAQERAKRTLLDRVQTERAAYEQVVRELEQASRELEALIRRAQQPARARVAEARVPFAFAWPARGVFTSWFGVRRHPLFGIRHLHRGVDIAAPHGAPVLAAAPGRVIYAGWFGGYGKIVIVDHGGGVSTLYGHLSTILVRPPDPVRRGQPIGRVGSTGYSTGPHVHFEIRIDGVPVDPDRL, encoded by the coding sequence GTGAGGGCGCCCGCCGTCCTGGCCCTGGTGGCGGTCCTCCTCGCGCCCCCCGAGGCCGGCGCCGCCCCCGCGCCGGCGTCTCCCCTGCCGCCCGCCCGGCGGCTGGACCAGGTCCTGGCCCGCCTGCGGGAGCACCGCCAGCGCCTGCACGTGGCGCGGGCCCGGGAGCGGCGGCTTCTGCGCGAGCTGGAGGGCATCGACCGCACCCGGGAGCAGGCCGAGATCCGGCTGCGGGACCTGGCCCGCGAACAGCAGGAGACCGAGCAGAGGCTGCGCAAGACGGCGGCGGATCTGGCGGCCACCGAGCGGCGGCTGCGGGACCGCCGCGCCCGTCTGGGGGAGCGGCTCCGGGACATCTACACCTACGGGCGCTCGGGATACGCCGACGTCCTGCTGGGCGCCGACGACTTTGTGGGGTTCATCACCCGGTGGCGCCTGGTGACGGCGGTGGTCCGGGCGGACACCGCCGCCCTGGAGGAGTACGCGGCCGACGCGCGCCGCCACCGGGAGCTGATCCAGGCCCTGGAGCGCGACCGGGTGGTCCTGCGGGCCCTGGCCGCGCAGGCGGCGGCCCGCCGGGATGAGCTGGCGGCCCAGGAGCGGGCCAAGCGCACGCTGCTGGACCGCGTCCAGACCGAGCGGGCCGCCTACGAGCAGGTCGTCCGCGAGCTGGAGCAGGCGTCCCGGGAACTGGAGGCCCTGATCCGGCGGGCGCAGCAGCCGGCGCGGGCCCGGGTGGCCGAGGCCCGGGTGCCGTTTGCGTTTGCCTGGCCGGCGCGGGGCGTCTTCACGTCGTGGTTCGGCGTGCGCCGCCACCCGCTGTTCGGGATCCGGCACCTGCACCGGGGCGTGGACATCGCCGCCCCGCACGGCGCGCCGGTCCTGGCGGCCGCGCCGGGGCGGGTGATCTACGCCGGGTGGTTTGGCGGGTACGGCAAGATCGTGATCGTGGACCACGGCGGCGGCGTCTCCACCCTGTACGGCCACCTCTCGACCATCCTGGTGCGGCCCCCCGACCCGGTCCGCCGCGGCCAGCCCATCGGCCGCGTGGGCAGCACCGGGTATTCCACAGGACCTCACGTGCACTTCGAGATCCGCATCGACGGGGTCCCGGTGGATCCCGACCGCCTGTGA
- a CDS encoding Glu/Leu/Phe/Val dehydrogenase dimerization domain-containing protein: MAAQATVITPREDPWQMALRQFNQAADHLPLKRGIREFLAYPKRELTVNFPVKMDDGSVRIFTGYRVHHSTVLGPTKGGIRYHPDVTLNEVRALA; the protein is encoded by the coding sequence ATGGCAGCGCAGGCGACGGTGATCACCCCGCGGGAAGATCCCTGGCAGATGGCCCTGCGCCAGTTCAACCAGGCGGCGGACCACCTGCCCCTCAAGCGGGGTATCCGGGAGTTCCTCGCCTACCCCAAGCGGGAGCTGACCGTGAACTTCCCGGTGAAGATGGACGACGGGTCGGTGCGGATCTTCACCGGCTACCGGGTGCACCACAGCACGGTCCTGGGGCCCACCAAGGGCGGCATCCGCTACCATCCCGACGTGACCCTCAACGAGGTCCGGGCCCTGGCCA
- the surE gene encoding 5'/3'-nucleotidase SurE, whose translation MRVLITNDDGIASPGLRALVEAFEPVAEAYVVAPDRERSATGHAITLHKPLRAHPVVLPGSTVRAWATNGTPADCVALGMLGLLPARPEIVFSGINVGPNVARDLTYSGTVSGAMEGAIFGVPAVAISVAGFRDPLFTAAAAFAVALARLILLHGLPEDVLLNVNVPNLPPERIAGVAITRQSRRRYLSRLDRRLDPRGRTYYWLTGEPADQEDEEGTDTWALARGQISVTPISLDMTDDRTAAALRRWNLTWPLPS comes from the coding sequence ATGCGCGTGCTCATCACCAACGACGACGGCATCGCCTCGCCGGGGCTGCGGGCGCTGGTGGAGGCCTTCGAGCCGGTGGCGGAGGCCTATGTGGTGGCTCCCGACCGGGAGCGCAGCGCCACCGGCCACGCCATCACCCTGCACAAACCGCTGCGGGCCCACCCCGTGGTCCTGCCCGGCTCCACAGTGCGGGCGTGGGCCACCAACGGGACCCCCGCCGACTGCGTCGCCCTGGGGATGCTGGGCCTGCTGCCGGCGCGCCCCGAGATCGTCTTCTCGGGCATCAACGTAGGCCCCAACGTGGCCCGGGACCTCACCTATTCGGGGACCGTGTCGGGGGCCATGGAAGGGGCCATCTTCGGCGTACCCGCCGTCGCCATCTCGGTGGCAGGATTCCGCGACCCCCTCTTCACTGCGGCCGCCGCGTTTGCGGTGGCGCTGGCGCGGCTCATCCTCCTCCACGGGTTGCCCGAGGACGTCCTGCTCAACGTGAACGTCCCCAACCTCCCCCCCGAGCGCATCGCCGGCGTGGCCATCACCCGCCAGAGCCGGCGGCGCTACCTCAGCCGCCTGGACCGCCGGCTGGACCCCCGGGGCCGGACCTACTACTGGCTGACGGGCGAACCCGCCGACCAGGAGGACGAGGAGGGCACGGACACCTGGGCGCTGGCCCGCGGGCAGATCTCGGTGACCCCCATCAGCCTGGACATGACCGACGACCGGACCGCCGCCGCCCTGCGCCGGTGGAACCTGACCTGGCCGCTCCCGTCCTGA
- a CDS encoding S41 family peptidase, translating into MATIRQRALVVGLLVAAVVAAAAAWTRLGVGGQADPAAAGEALLAAVAREVHARYIDRTVDDARLYAGAEKAVLEAVGPACARRVHPPDATPVGRQRVAALVRDIPRRCAPAPDLTQVYFAAARGMLEALGDPYTRFLDPRAYQEFKQDAQGFFFGIGIFIDIKDGHLIVVQPIPGTPAARAGLRAGDRIEAIDGVPTEGMALQEAVVRIRGPQGTAVRLAVRRGERRFEVTIVRDRIEIVAAEGPDQLDDATRARLRQLDIGYIRLVTFNENTEAAFARLLRQVQSDGARGLLLDLRNNGGGLLDISLQVADHFVPAGQPLVHTVDRSGRQQTERASRRAKVRIPVVVLVNEFTASASEIVSGALQDHRIAPLVGVTTFGKGVIQTVVDLPLGSGAAITTAKYLTPAGRDIHGRGLTPDVRAGETEEALRQRMRGQSENAIEQALQAMQAEQLRQAVDVLRRRLQRSGRPPAVPASGAAARAA; encoded by the coding sequence ATGGCGACGATCCGGCAGCGCGCTCTGGTGGTCGGCCTTCTGGTGGCCGCGGTGGTGGCCGCCGCGGCCGCCTGGACCCGGCTGGGGGTGGGAGGCCAGGCGGATCCCGCCGCCGCGGGCGAGGCCCTGCTGGCCGCGGTGGCGCGGGAGGTCCACGCCCGCTATATCGACCGCACCGTGGACGACGCCCGGCTGTACGCCGGAGCCGAGAAGGCCGTGCTGGAAGCGGTGGGGCCGGCCTGCGCCCGGCGCGTCCACCCTCCCGACGCCACGCCGGTGGGGCGCCAGCGGGTGGCGGCCCTGGTGCGGGACATCCCCCGTCGCTGCGCGCCCGCCCCGGACCTCACCCAGGTGTACTTCGCCGCCGCCCGGGGGATGCTGGAGGCGCTGGGAGATCCCTATACCCGCTTTCTGGACCCGCGGGCCTACCAGGAGTTCAAGCAGGACGCCCAGGGATTCTTCTTCGGCATCGGGATCTTCATCGACATCAAGGACGGCCACCTGATCGTGGTGCAGCCCATTCCGGGGACGCCGGCGGCCCGGGCGGGGCTGCGGGCCGGCGACCGGATCGAGGCCATCGACGGCGTTCCCACGGAGGGGATGGCGCTGCAGGAGGCGGTGGTCCGCATCCGCGGCCCCCAGGGGACGGCGGTGCGCCTGGCGGTGCGGCGCGGGGAGCGCCGGTTCGAGGTGACCATCGTCCGCGACCGCATCGAGATCGTCGCCGCCGAAGGGCCCGACCAGCTGGACGACGCCACCCGGGCGCGGCTGCGGCAGCTGGACATCGGCTACATCCGCCTGGTGACGTTCAACGAGAACACCGAGGCGGCGTTCGCCCGCCTGCTGCGCCAGGTGCAGTCCGACGGCGCCCGCGGGCTGCTGCTGGACCTGCGCAACAACGGCGGCGGCCTGCTGGACATCTCGCTGCAGGTGGCCGACCACTTCGTCCCGGCCGGCCAGCCCCTGGTGCACACCGTGGACCGCAGCGGCCGCCAGCAGACCGAGCGCGCCTCGCGCCGGGCCAAGGTGCGGATCCCGGTGGTGGTCCTGGTCAACGAGTTCACCGCCAGCGCGTCGGAGATCGTCTCGGGGGCCCTGCAGGACCACCGCATCGCTCCCCTGGTGGGCGTCACCACCTTCGGCAAGGGCGTGATCCAGACTGTGGTGGACCTCCCCCTGGGCTCGGGGGCCGCCATCACCACCGCCAAGTACCTGACCCCCGCCGGGCGGGATATCCACGGCCGCGGCCTGACGCCCGACGTGCGGGCCGGCGAGACCGAGGAGGCCCTGCGCCAGAGGATGCGGGGCCAGAGCGAGAACGCGATCGAGCAGGCCCTGCAGGCGATGCAGGCCGAACAGCTCCGGCAGGCGGTGGACGTCCTGCGCCGGCGGCTGCAGCGCAGCGGGCGGCCTCCCGCCGTTCCCGCCTCGGGAGCGGCAGCCCGCGCGGCCTGA